Proteins from one Monodelphis domestica isolate mMonDom1 chromosome 6, mMonDom1.pri, whole genome shotgun sequence genomic window:
- the GSTP1 gene encoding glutathione S-transferase P, with translation MPPYTIVYFPVRGRCEYIRMLLADQGQTWKEDVVTRDRWMQGDLKASCLFGQLPKFTDGDVTLYQSNAILRHLARKHGLYGKNEMEATLLDMANDGVEDLRLKYVKLIYQNYEEGKEQYIKELPTQLKPFETLLSQNQGGKAFIVGDQISFVDYNLLDLLLIHQVLAPGCLDAFPLLSAYVARLTARPKLKAFLASPQHTDLPINGNGKQ, from the exons A TGCCCCCCTACACCATCGTCTACTTCCCGGTTCGAG GGCGATGCGAGTACATCCGGATGCTGCTGGCTGACCAGGGCCAGACCTGGAAGGAGGATGTGGTGACCCGAGACAGGTGGATGCAGGGAGACCTGAAGGCCAGCTGT CTCTTTGGGCAGCTCCCCAAGTTCACAGATGGAGACGTCACCTTGTACCAGAGCAATGCCATCCTGAGACACCTGGCACGCAAGCATG GGCTCTACGGAAAGAACGAGATGGAGGCGACGCTCTTGGATATGGCCAACGACGGGGTCGAAGACCTGCGGCTCAAATACGTGAAGCTCATCTACCAGAATTAC GAGGAGGGCAAGGAGCAGTACATCAAGGAGCTCCCCACCCAGCTGAAGCCCTTTGAGACCCTCCTGAGCCAGAACCAGGGAGGCAAGGCCTTCATCGTGGGGGACCAG ATCTCGTTTGTGGATTACAACCTGCTGGACCTGCTGCTCATTCACCAGGTCCTGGCCCCCGGCTGCCTGGACGCCTTCCCCTTATTGTCTGCCTATGTGGCTCGGCTGACCGCCCGCCCCAAGCTCAAGGCCTTCCTGGCCTCCCCCCAGCACACGGATCTCCCCATCAATGGCAACGGTAAACAGTGA